From one Liolophura sinensis isolate JHLJ2023 chromosome 10, CUHK_Ljap_v2, whole genome shotgun sequence genomic stretch:
- the LOC135477151 gene encoding uncharacterized protein LOC135477151 — MASSGCLTRVTRTDLLRYTALLVGCLGMGVAGSIFAFNAYANAIKASFNYTQTTVELLASMGNFGISIGFPAGMLHEMLGSRWTSAAALLFTVLGAMLLWSTTFVQAFYTNKSGLMAVYFLVFGFGAIFTYMSSLMTNMQNFHPRYRGSVVGILDAFFSAGPALFALIYGECFVNGHIHGDEENQDLKGFYLMSAICFAVVNALGVIFLTKYPYDGMESQQLVINDELVKGNINGDESREATKPEVNITGLKLLKNFDFHFLLWALIFCASLQLMFQNNITTYLKSFNLEQYSTLFTVLVPVSATTSKVFVGFMSDALIHRFPRAVLLLAFTVFQTVILAVCVFKANNFTVLVIATFGVGFPNGATWCLTPTMTSEFFGIKYFGRNWGWIMLGNAVGGLIVQKIFGAIYDSSIHQIGETDCFGQACFTWSFVVALGLSFCAVVFDMGLVERQWKKPKRSHSEVQPISGFKEQ, encoded by the exons ATGGCTTCTAGTGGGTGTCTAACCCGTGTCACACGGACTGATCTCTTGCGTTACACGGCGCTTCTTGTCGGTTGTCTTGGAATGGGCGTTGCCGGTTCTATCTTTGCGTTTAACGCGTACGCCAACGCCATCAAGGCCTCCTTTAATTATACACAGACCACAG TTGAGTTGCTGGCCTCCATGGGTAATTTTGGCATTTCCATCGGATTTCCGGCAGGAATGCTTCACGAGATGCTTGGATCACGCTGGACTTCCGCTGCCGCACTATTGTTCACCGTTCTGGGTGCCATGTTGCTATGGAGCACCACATTCGTGCAAGCCTTCTACACCAACAAAAGCGGATTGATGGCAGTGTATTTCCTTGTGTTTG GTTTTGGCGCCATTTTCACCTACATGTCGTCTCTGATGACAAACATGCAGAATTTCCACCCGCGCTATCGCGGCTCCGTCGTTGGGATCCTGGATGCTTTCTTCAGCGCCGGGCCTGCCTTGTTTGCGCTCATCTATGGCGAATGCTTCGTCAACGGTCACATACACGGCGACGAAGAGAACCAAGATCTGAAGGGTTTCTACTTGATGTCAGCCATTTGTTTCGCGGTTGTTAATGCCCTCGGTGTCATCTTCTTGACGAAGTACCCGTACGATGGCATGGAAAGCCAGCAGTTAGTGATCAACGACGAGCTGGTCAAAGGGAACATCAACGGCGACGAGAGCAGAGAAGCAACCAAACCGGAAGTCAACATCACCGGCTTGAAGCTCctaaaaaattttgatttccaCTTCCTGCTGTGGGCGCTCATTTTTTGCGCCTCACTACAGCTCATGTTTCAAAATAACATAACAACTTACTTAAAATCTTTCAACCTGGAGCAGTACAGCACCTTGTTTACCGTGCTTGTACCGGTGTCGGCGACAACGTCGAAAGTGTTCGTAGGTTTCATGTCAGATGCACTGATCCATCGCTTCCCTCGCGCCGTCCTTCTGTTGGCGTTCACTGTTTTCCAGACGGTGATTTTGGCCGTCTGCGTATTCAAAGCCAACAACTTTACTGTTCTTGTTATCGCTACATTCGGAGTTGGATTTCCAAACGGCGCCACCTGGTGTCTCACACCGACAATGACCAGCGAGTTTTTTGGCATTAAGTACTTCGGTCGCAACTGGGGCTGGATCATGTTGGGAAATGCGGTAGGAGGTCTTATTGTACAGAAAATCTTCGGAGCAATTTATGACAGTAGTATTCACCAGATCGGAGAAACTGACTGCTTTGGACAAGCCTGTTTTACGTGGAGTTTTGTCGTAGCGCTAGGACTAAgtttctgtgctgtagtctttgaCATGGGTTTAGTCGAACGCCAGTGGAAGAAACCAAAAAGAAGTCACTCTGAAGTACAACCGATAAGCGGGTTTAAGGAACAGTAG